The following is a genomic window from Salmo salar chromosome ssa23, Ssal_v3.1, whole genome shotgun sequence.
catagttgatgtGTACccatgatgaaaattacaggcctctcatctttttaagtgggagaacttgcacaattggtggctgactaaatacttttttgccccactgtataagtGGTTGTTGAGGTGTAGTCCTGCTTCAGAGGTGTTGGGTCAAATGCAgaagacatttcagttgaaggcatccagttgtacaactgactagttatcccccttcccctttatGGAGAGACAGCCAGGGAGATGAGAAGTGTATGACCCACTTTCTCCAGTTCCAACTCTCCATCTAACAGTCAGCTTTTACCTGTTTGcctgcctcccccctccccccatgaGGCTCTGGGTGTTCTGTGCAGGTCGGAGTTGTTTTGGTTTAGTCGGCTCTGGTTGGTCTGCTTTCATCTGGCTTTGATGTCTAACTGAAAGAGACACGTCTCTTCTTCATCTTCTCTCTACACTAACCTCTCCAACCTCCACCAGtctctggctgtgtcccaaatggccacCCTAGAGCCCTATGCGCCCTGGTCAAAAtgtgtgcactaaatagggaataggttgccatttgggacctaacccatctacattcTGCCCCCCTGCTACAGACGTGCTCTTCCTGTAGGCCTTCACGAGGCGTTAAGACACAGTGTACTGACACAGAGTACAGGCCACTTACAGGTCTGGTCAGAATGCTCTACTGCTGTGGTGTACATAGAAAGATAGAgcgggagagagtcagagagaaataAATAATGTAATGACAGTGGTAGGTATGTCTGCTGTTCAGTGTGCATTAGTTTGTTTGTCTCAAAGGGAGCCTGATAATGGAGCAGTATGGACATGGATGAAGGAGCTGCTAAAGTAACTGCCTTCAGGAgagcagtgtgtctgtgtgtggagacAGAGCTCGAAGGAGCTGTTAAAGCCATTAACAGGTCAGTGAGGATAGAGGACCTGGTTACGTTGTCAAGGGTGTCTGCTGTCAAAttaacacacagccagagaaatgAAGAACAGACTACACCCTTTTCACAGCGTATTGGCTcggctagcacacacacacacactctggcacACTGGCTCCCAGTATCCacactactaatctaactgacaGAGTTGACTCAAGTCCTGAGGAGCAACAACGGCATTACAGGAGCCACACAGGGTGTCAGTTTAAGGGTGGGGGTTTTAGGCAGTGAAAAGTCAGGGTGTAAAGTGGAGCAGCGTttaggtagagtgtgtgtgtgggagagagatagaggtggtGATGAGAAGCAGACATGGCAGGCACCTGCAGAGAGACAAACACAACAGtaggggtcagagagaggttACAGGAATCAGAGCAGGGCTCTAAAGTGTGACCAACATGGTAGCATATATGCAAGTAAATATTTTGCTGTTCGACCAGGAATTTTATTTGGGAGCACTGTGCTACAATGAAAACAGTATTGTTGTAATGATAAGGCTTCGCTGTACCTTTGTTTCCGAGTGCCCTAGAGAACCAAGTGAGTGCAGATTTGTTAGTTCCACAAATGTCATTGAAATTACAAAGTCAGGTATTCGTATCAGCATTTTTGCCTTTAGTTTATTATAATGTATTTACAGCATTAGATATTAGGTTCTAGGGCACAACAGGTGCCCAATATAGGCTGTATCTCAATCAATTACATTATTTATGGTTGCTCCTAAATTTCATGTGGTGCTCCTAACTAAGTGCTACCAATGAAACATTTTAATTTAGAGCCTTAGCAGACACCTCCAGAGGTAAATAACATTTTCTACTTAGCATACCTGTGTgcgtctgcgtgcgtgcgtgtctgcgtgcgtgcctgcgtgcgtgtctgcgtgcgtgtctgcctgcgtgcgtgtctgcctgcgtgcgtgtctgcgtgcgtgcctgcctgcgtgcgtgcgtgcgtgcctgcgtgcgtgcgtgcctgcctgcgtgtCTGGGTTTCCGTTAGTAAAATGTGGCGCCAGACAACATGACCAGAAAGATTTTCATTCAGCGACCATTTGAGAAATTTACGGGACCCATATGCATTAGGTGAGTAAAGACACAACAACTAGGAtgagttgctaatatgactaagaTTGGCTCAACAAAAGAAATgtgatatgaaaaccaatagaacaggagctAAATGCTGGTTTCAATGGCAGCTAACATAACGTAAAAGGTGTAGAAAGACACCTGAGCGAAGTTCACACTTCCGTTTTTCAGGGAAAACTGAAAATACTGTATCCCTGAAAACCGGATGTTAGCTCTTTCTGGAGACTGCATAGGCTATGGCAGCTCTGATAGAACAGACATCCAGACCTACTCCTGCAGAATGACTGGACAGCAATTTGTTTCCCAGCTCCCTGGGACACCAGCTAGCCCTTCTGCTGCTTGGTTGTAAACTTCCTAGACCATCAGATTACACAAtcgctgtttgtctttgtattgTTCCAAACTAAACGTTTGGCTCTGGTGCTCAAGCGTCTGTTACTGAGAATTATTCTTCCGCATGACTAATCCACTGCCTTGGAGATAATTGACATTTTCTATTACTCCATTTCCAGCAAGGCAATCACCTCATTTCTACCCTTCCCCAAGAGGGAAACTTTCCTGGTGTTTGAGTTGTAAACTGGCTACTGTAAATGCCCATTATTGGTGAGCTCGACTACTACTTCTGACAAAGAATGTTTGCTAGTTATTATTAGCTGTAAACATGCTATTTAATTGTTCAATGCTGGCAACATACTTTACCGTCTTTGGTTGCAGTGTATGAAGATAAGCAGAAACTGCTACTCCAATAGAAATCGCTGATCACATTTGTAGGCGATGTTatggcgacgttggctagctaagctcatgcgcaGAAACACATCAGGTCTAACGGTCGTCTCGTGCCGAACTGagcatgtgcaggccgtcaaaaTCAAAGCCACTCCTTCGATAGAAGTTCTTTTTGGATGAAAATGTGTCAGTTTCTCACTTTctcgaggttggagtaataacatttTCAACTACTTATTAGAATCGAGGTTGTGCCTTTTagattaagaaaatgaacaactaaggaagaatGTTTCACTTCTCAAACACCAAACTCTGGCCTGGTCTGCTTCGCAAATGTTCCCGGAAGTCTTGCaatgttgcgcctctgggttaAGAAAATCTGTGACGCTACCCTCTGTATGTTAGTAGCTACCAGTGCCCTACACGTCTTGCTTTGTTATGAATGAATCTGCCGCAAAACTATTTTCCTTTTTAGGGATATAATATACAGGACTAGCACACCTGGTATTTTGTTGTCAACAATTGCATGTCTCATTGTTGGGAAAAGTTAACTACTTCTTCACATAAACTCCTGTTTCGTCATCCATTGAAGGGAAGCCTAGAGGAAGTCCAGGAGGCATCCAGCTAGCCAGTAGAAGAACGCCATGCAGGGTGTGGTCGGGGTGAGACGGGGGGTGTCGTGGAGCCTGTGTGGcctgctctgcctctctctctgggggCTGAGCCAGTGCAGAGGTTCCAGACAGGCCAGAGAGACCAGGGACCAGCCCAGGGACCATCCCATGCTCAGGGCCAAACGAGCTCCTGCTGATGATGTCAAGAAGTGCTCCTACACCTTCCTCATTCCCGAGCAGAAGATCACAGGTCAGTGTTTTGTCTTCTGTGAAGACAGTCATTTACTTTTTGGTCCGGTCTTGTTTCGTGACTTTGAATGATTCTAACGTCCATCATCAGGCCCCATCTGTGCCAGCGCCACGGGCCCAGAGCCGGACAAGGAGCGTGTGACGCGGATCGACATAGCTGACGTGAGAGAGGTGCTGTCCAAGCAGAGACGGGAGATTGAGACCCTGCAGCTGGTGGTGGACGTGGACGGCAACATGGTGAATGAGATGAAGCTGCTGAGGAAAGAGAGCAGGAACATGAACTCCAGGGTGACCCAGCTTTACATGCAGCTGCTGCACGAGATCATCAGGAAGAGGGACAACTCTCTGGAGCTGGCCCAGCTGGAGACCCGGGTTCTCAACGTCACCTCAGAGATGCTGAGGCTGGCCTCACGCTACAAGGTTAGAACATCAAATGGAACTagaaagcaatgtgcttaatgcTACTTTCatgtataaatcaaatcaaacgaaGCGTGTTAGAAGAAAATCAACAGTGCCATAATACAGAAGCTTTAAAAAGACCAGCAAACAATAATTTGATATAGTTTGATGATATTTAGATATTCTATAACTAAATGAAGTGATTTGTGGCCTTTTGTTACCTTCTCTTTCTGCCACCAGGAGCTGGAGGGGCGTTTCGCATTGATGGCAGGGTTGGTGAACAACCAGTCGGTGCTGATCGCTGCGCTGGAGGAGCAGTGTCTGCGGACCCTGGGGCATAGTGAGCTACCTGTGGTCCCCCCGCTGGTCCAGGTGGTGCCAGAGAGTATCCCTGTCAACAGCCGCTTTACCAACGAGATACAGAGGGACCATACCAACCGAGCCTTCCCACGGGGGTCACGCATGGACTCCCCCACTGCCTCCCCATTTGCACTCAATCCGCCGCCACCGCAGGGCACGCTCACCTCAGACGGTATGTACCAAGTAGTGCCAGGAGGGGTGGTTCACGTTAAATGAGAAAAACACAATAATTGGGTCCAATTATCACAGCATGTGGAGTTAGTTGGAAGCAGTGCTGGTACTGTAATTTCTGAATTAGACAGAAGCTAAACTCACAGTAGGCCGGGCAGACATTTCACATCTCTAATTGTCAGAAAAACGCAAAATTAGCAATGCGGTGGCCAATGGTGCATCTAATTCCCTAAATGCTTGGCGAATGAGTAAACGGTCTGGCTAATGGGCCGGCTGTGCTATAGTGGGTTCATACCTGGCAGGAAAGACTGAAGCAGTGAGATCACACATTCCTCTGAGTGCCTCTGGGACAGCTGGACTGGCTATAACCTACTGCTTGCATGCGTGTCTGAGCATATGGAGTGCGTTCTGGAGAATTAAACTGAGCCCTAAGAGTATGGGTTGATTTCTGGGCGTAACTATGGCTTTCTGGGCGTATGGCCGAGCTAATGCTGGCCAGATATACAAACTGTGATAAAGACAGCTCTACTTGCAGTCCATCACTGAGCAGGTACAGAGGCACGCAAAGtcacaaacacattcacacagctGGCTGCTGGGTGCCAGGCTACAACCTGGGTATATGATCTTCGCTCTGGGTGGATGATGTAGGCATTTTTCAGCATATGGGCCTGTTTAAGTAAGCCTTTTCTGAGAACAGGCAGATATACAGTGGGGATAGAGAGCTCTACCTGCAGTTAATCACTGACCAGACAcccacagcaaacacacacacacacacacacacacacaccgctgaaaACAATCATAAAAACCTGGACGCAGCCCCCGATAAATATAGCTGCATGGAAATTAGAAAATGTATGTGCAAGCAAataggcctatacacacacacacacacacacacactatacagtatatactcaAATCAAACCCATCTGGTGGGCCAGGCCCAGATTACAGTCAGACAGAAGCAGTAAATTAGAGACTGCAGGAAGCTAAGAGATGCTCTCCTTATCTGACTCAACTTGCTCTCCTGACTAGTTCCCACAAAAATCACAACATCTCCCATGTGAGTGAGATCATTTTCAGCATGAAACCAATTTGCagggtcataatgcttcttggaAATCCCTCTTTGAAAGATTGGGTAGGAGCATTTTATTATGACTGGAGATTTGGTTTGAAGACCGCAGAGAGGGCTTAAACAAACAGATGGCTGACAATGAACTCACTGCAACACTCACTCACTAGAACAGCCATACTGAACATGCGGACCAGACCCAGAACGGGGTCAATATGGACCGCCGGTCCCagcttaaaataaatatatacagcgctttcagaaagaattcacatcccttgacttttttcacattttgtggtgttacaacctgaatttaaattgagattttgtgcctacacacaaaaccccataatatcaaagcggaattatgtttttagccATTTTTACAAacgaataaaaaatgaaaaacaatgtattgagtaaataagtattaaactcctttgttatgggaagcctaaataagtttaggagcAAACATGTActtaacaagttacataataagttgcatgactgtgtgcaaaaatagtgtttaacatgatttttgaatgactacctcatctctgtaccccacacatacaattatctgcaaggtccctcagtcgagcaaatgtatttcaaaacacagggatttcaccatgaggtcaatggtgactttaatttATTTTGAGTTTAAcggctatgataggagaaaactgaggatggatcaacaacattgtagatactccacaatactaacctaaatgacagagtgaaaaggaggaatcttgtacagaataaaaaatatatataatcaaaAACACGcaagtttgcaacaaggcactaaataaATACAGCAaaaaaagcaattcactttttgtcccgaatacaaagtgttgtttggggcaaatccaatacattactgagtaccactctccatattttcaagcatagtggtgtctacatcatgctatgggtatgcttgtaatcgttaaggacttagGAGTTTAACAGGATACAAAAAATAATTGGATTGGAgctaagcataggcaaaatcctagaggaaaacctggttcagtcgtTCCACCAGACAGAGATGAATTCATctgtcagcaggacaataacctaaaacaaggccatatctacactagagttgcttaccaagaagaaggtgaatgttcctgagagtcaaagttacagttttgatttaaatctatggcaagacctggaaATGATTgtctagaagaaaaaaaaacgttcttactttgtcattattgggtattgtgtgtagatgtatgagaacaaaaaacaatttaatccattttgaattcagactaacataatgtggaataaatcaaggggtatgaacactttctgaaggcactgtatatatatatatatatatacatacacacacacacacacactatacatatacagtaccagtcaaaagttgacactcATTCAaggtgtattattattattattatttgttttactattttctacattgtagaataatagtgaagaattcacaactatgaaataacacatggaatcatgtagtaaccaaaacagtgttaaacaaatcaaaatagattttatatttaagattcttcaaagtagccacccatagttgatgtcttcactattattctacaatgtagaaaatagtaaaataaagaacccttgactgagtagacttttgacaggtactgtacatGGCTGGATGGTGCCCATCTTTTCCATTCATTTTGATAGAAGCCTGCAGATTTGGATATGAGTCGTGTCGATGTGTCAGTCTCTAGTCTGATGGATGGCAGAACCAGGAAGAGTGGGCATATTTGGAAAATATTTATTTatatcagtgcattcggaaagtattcagaccttcactttttttacattttgttacgttacagccttaagcCATGACGTAATGGCCCTGAGATCACCTGTGtgaattgtttgaattgttagacaaaacaaaataaaatttTGCGatatacagttcaagtcggaagtttacatatacttaggttggagtgattaaaactcgtttttcaaccacttgacacatttcttgttaacaaactatagttttggcaagtcggttaagacatcaaCTTTgggcatgacaagtaatttttccaacaattgtttacagacagactacagacagacctgtggatgcatttcaaggcctaccttcaaactcagtgcctctttgcttaacatcatgggaaaatcaaaagaaatcagccaagacctcagaaaaagaattgtagacctccacaagtctggttcatccctgggagcaatttccaaatgcatgaaggtaccacgttcatctgtacaaacagtacgcaagtataaacaccatgggaccaagcagccgtcatacagctcaggaaggagacgcgttctgtctcctagagatgaacgtactttggtgcaaaaagtgcaaatcaatcccagaacaacagcaaaggaccttgtgaagatgctcgaggatacaggtacaaatgtatcatctatatccacagtaaaacgagtcctatttcgacataacctgaaaggccgctcagcaaggaagaagccaatgctccaaaaccgccataaaaaagccagactacggtttgtaactgcacatggggacaaagattgtactttttggagaaatgtcctctggtctgatgaaacaaaaatagaactgtttggccataatgaccatcgctatgtttcgaggaaaaagggggaggcttgcaagccgaagaacaccatcccaaccgtgaagcacggcgatgcagtaccttagaccactgtgccactcagaaGGCCCGGATCAATGACCAACTGACCACCCACAGAGGGTCCTCATGAATGGGgcactctctgatgaactgaccctgaacacagggGCGCCCCAGGGTGTGTCCTTTCACCGTTGTTGTTCTCTATCTACACTAATGAGACAAAGATCCAAGGAAACAATGTGAGCCTTTTCAAGTACGCGGATGACTTGGCTCTGGTAGGACTCATTTTTAAAGATGCTACGTCAGATGGGGACAGCTATTTTAAACAGACCAAGAACCTTAAAAAGCTGTGCCGGTCAAGTGCCCTCCACATCAATGTGGAAAAGACAAACGGGCTGATCATCAATGGCAACAACTTGCCAATGTCCCAACCACTCTCTCTGAACGACCAATCAGTGGAGGTGATTAAGCGCTTCCAATACCTAGGGACACAAATTGATAACAAGCTGAGTtttacagagaaagcagattgcaTATTTTTAAAAGCAAGCCAAAGCTTGTTTTTAAATCAGGAAATTGAAGTGGTTTGGGGCTTGCCAGGATGTTCTGGAGAGGGTGTACAGCAGCTTGGTGGAGAGCATCCACACGTTCAATATGACAGTGGTATGTAATCTCCCATTTGAGCAGTCTGTTCCACAAGGAAACCAAAAAGAAGTCACTGGCGACCCCTCCCTCCCACCCGCTACAGCCTCAGTTGGAGAGGCTTCCCTCTGGCCAGTGCTTCAGAATGCCCATGGCCTAAGAAGAACGTGTTCAAACAATTCATTCCTTGTGCTGTTGGACTACTACATGCAATGTAAATTGTATCAGTATACAGTGCAAGTATTCAGACTTCTCCACATtttgaaaatggattaaatgtttttttctttccctcatcaatctacacacaataccacgatgaaagaaaaaaaaacaggttATTAGAAGTTTTTGCaagtgtataaaaaataaaatatgacatttacataagtattcagaccctttacacagtactttgttgaagcacctttggcagcgattacagctgcaagtcttctAGGttatgactctacaaacttggcacacctgtatttgtggagtttctcacattcttctgcagatcctctcaagctctgtcaggttggatggggtcgCTGCACAGCtcttttttcaggtctctgcagagatgtttgatcgagttcaatttcgggctctggctgggccacttgaagacattgagacttgtcccaaagccactcctgcgctgtcttggctggGTCGTTGTTCTTTTGgacggtgaacctttgccccagtctgaggtcctgagcactctggagcaggttttcaaagatctctgtactttgctccgttcatctttcccgcaatcgtgactagtctctcagtccctgtcgctgaaaaacatccccacagtatgatgctgccaccaccatataaaataaatatgataatcatttaacctttatttaactaggcaaacctgtatttgctttgtcattatggggtattgtgtgtagaatgatgagtgacatttttttatttaatcaattttaaaagaaggctgtaacataacaaaatgtggaaaaagtgaaggggtctgaatactttccgaatgcagcgcacacacacactttaggaACTCAGTCAGGCTTTAAAAACTTTCTGCAGTTgagagttgtaatagtagaacgTGCaaagtgcaatttcgaaatttggtagTGTACGGGCAGTTTTCCTCTTATGTCATTCACTTACAGACATTATAGAGCTAATTTTAacctgtcagaaatgtccagttgATCAACAGCTGGTCATGTTAGGTAACTTAGTCTAACCAGCTATTTAGCTATCTAAATCTCGTAGTGATCATGGCCAGATTACGTGCCCAGGGGACTCACccccagggggcccccattgaatTTGTTGAGTCATTCCGGCATCATATGAACACACAAAATGTgtaaattgcaggaaattagctttaaactaCAATcatttctctccgccccatggcaaaatgtgtcgaATTGCGGGAAAGGAGTATTAAAAAATTGCCAAATGTTCTCCCCGCCAACaacaggggtgtgaacagtttgatCAGCTTGAGGTCACATGGGTTgcaaggtgggggtttgttactgTGCTGATAAATGACAATATCCATCTAGGACCTTTGCCATCTAGGAAAATTGCGTGAccggaccttctcaaatagtagtTGAGTACCTCTGCACTAGAAGAATGAGCAAGGGCTTTCATATATGGCCTGGGGTAGGAGTGAGGTGAAACTGAGAAGACAGACGGAGCATATGATTACTGAGGACAAAATAATCTCTGGTCTGTTTTTGGGTAAAGTGGATTGGAGAGGAAAGCCTGAGACTGTAATCTTCAGATCAAACTGCCACTACCTTCCTCTATCGGCCCCTCTCAGGCCTGCTGTGGGCCAGCTGGGGTCTGCATTATTTAAACCCTTCAGCTAAGTGCACTGTAGGGCCATAactctgtctgtactgtaccaGGTCAATAGGTGCAATACAATAAACACAGAGGGAGATCTAGGGGTCATGTTTGACAGACATTTTAACCTCGTCTCTGGTTAATCTGTTACAGTTTTCCTACCATTAGCCATCACAGGAAACAACCTCACTGTAATAATAGCCAACAACAATGGTCTACAACCTTTTAGTAGTCAAATGTTATAACAGCAAAAGCTAGCAAGCACTTAAACCATGATAGAAGAGGTCATTGTTCACAGCAGACTTCTCCCTGATGTGAAGTCAGACATCTCTGTCAAATAGTACCGCCTGCCATCTGTCTGCGTGTGTGATCTGAGTTGAACTAAgtgtctatatatatacactcatccAGTATAGTGAGTGTTGTAACTACTGGCCCTGTGCCCAGCTTAAAGAGCCTCCAGAGAAGTCTAAGTGGAGCCCTGTGTGGAGTGTGTGATGTCAGTGTGTGATGTCAGTGTCAGACCAGTGAGCCTCCAGCTCCTTCAGGCAGAGCAGCCGTTTCCTGCACTAACAATAGTGGGACTATTGGCAGTTGAAAGGACTGAAGAGAAAAGAGGGAAGGGGCTACATTTAGAAAGAGTCTATTGAGAGAAAGGCCGGTTGGTAGGGAATGAGGGAGTGGGACGGAGGGAagtagaaggggagaggggatggaggggttgTGATGACTAGGGCCCCACTTTCAGAGGAATAGAGGGACAGCGTGTGTTGAAGATTTCTGATTATGCATACAGCTGCCTCTCTACGGTGGTGCTGTGCTCTATAGCTGAATGTTACAGCAGCACAAACTTCACATGACTGACATCTCCACTTGGATACGTGTGGTGGTCGTCCACAGCGCACAACCTCTGACCACGATTAGAGTTTAGGCATCAGTTATAGGAGCTAACGCAAGAGCTACAAATTCGAGGACTACATGATACTCGAATGCGCCCtacacccatcatgaggttgctacaacctagcctacaaatGAAAGTTTATAATGTAGGTGCATAGGTCTAGAgagagacaaattggagtaatcaagATGACAATGAGACATTtaatactgccttgcacactcgTGCCTGAATCCAGCAgatctggggtgtaatcattaggcCAAACAGTTGCTATTGGAGATTCCATTAGAATTCAGGTAGGTCCATCCCCATTGCGTTTGCGTTCGTTTAAGAAATTGCTTTGCAACAGAATAGGCAGAattaatacacccctgatcacacgcacacacagtcttCATGGATCCATCTTTACCCGAATACCCAAAACACAACCCGGGACCAGAGCAGATCCGgatccagaattctaaataatgtcaAGGGTCTGGGTCAGATCTGATATGATGGTCTCTGGTAtgtaattttaactgacttgtccggAAGGGCCCGTACAGATCCGAACGCGACTGCTGcaagagagcgagacacacataTAATTTATGCTGCTGCTTTTGCTTTCCACTAGAGTAGAGCTTGTTGTTGTCATCAAAACGGCAATAGGCTCGATGACTGTAGCCTCCATGTGTTGCAAACTTTAGGAGATATCTAACACTAGAACTGCCATAgcgtgcccccccccaaaagcaCAATGTCCTGCTCCTTCCCTGtttgtattttacatttgttCAAATCAAAACAGAAAAGTCTTCAGATCCTGTTTTTTTAATACCTATTCCCAACTTAACCCACCAAGACAATGTTCTGTAGGACACTGGTACCAAGGCCAGGCGCTAATGAGTCTctttcctcactgaatgaatgacaaatggatGACAATTGTGACCGTTTCTTCACAATAAAAATGACattaggcctaactgaatgataaggaGGGTGAGTGAAAAGGTTGATTTAATTTAGAACAAAAATAGTGGAATGATGATTTTGGTTATGCCGATTTATTATCGTTGGTGCTCATGTAAAAAATTTGACCTTGCGGGTTGACACCATTCTCTT
Proteins encoded in this region:
- the LOC106584284 gene encoding angiopoietin-related protein 1, translating into MQGVVGVRRGVSWSLCGLLCLSLWGLSQCRGSRQARETRDQPRDHPMLRAKRAPADDVKKCSYTFLIPEQKITGPICASATGPEPDKERVTRIDIADVREVLSKQRREIETLQLVVDVDGNMVNEMKLLRKESRNMNSRVTQLYMQLLHEIIRKRDNSLELAQLETRVLNVTSEMLRLASRYKELEGRFALMAGLVNNQSVLIAALEEQCLRTLGHSELPVVPPLVQVVPESIPVNSRFTNEIQRDHTNRAFPRGSRMDSPTASPFALNPPPPQGTLTSDGPFKDCYQVRQAGHSTSGMYLLKSEGSDRLIQAWCEHGLDNGGWTVLQRRKDGSVNFFRNWENYKKGFGNIDSEYWLGLENIYNLGKQGDYRLLVELEDWVGKKVYAEYSSFHLEPESEGYRLRLGTYQGNAGDSLSSHNGKMFTTLDRDKDAFSGNCAHFHKGGWWYNACGQTNLNGVWYSGGVYRSKFQDGMFWAEYGGGFYSLKSVRMMIRPID